The proteins below are encoded in one region of Aspergillus nidulans FGSC A4 chromosome III:
- a CDS encoding cytochrome c oxidase subunit 6B family protein (transcript_id=CADANIAT00005384), with protein MGWFPWSSSDSNKASDGGRIAPDRTSRQRCWIGRDQFFACLDDNDIVDSIKGDKEARKKCAKEIAEFEAACSSTWVKYFKEKRVMEYNRDKTIERIKKEDAATVRDLKSQGWSPK; from the exons ATGGGCTGGTTTCCCTGGTCATCGTCCGATTCCAACAAAGCCTCAGACGGCGGCCGCATAGCGCCCGACCGAACCTCACGACAACGGTGCTGGATCGGCCGCGACCAGTTTTTCGCTTGCTTGGACGATAACGATATCGTTGACTCGATTAAGGGGGATAAGGAGGCGCGGAAGAAATGTGCAAAGGAGATTGCGGAGTTTGAGGCGGCTTGCTCGAGTACATGG GTGAAATACTTCAAAGAGAAGCGCGTAATGGAGTACAACCGGGACAAGACAATCGAGCGGatcaagaaggaagatgctgCTACAGTCCGGGATTTGAAGTCGCAAGGGTGGTCACCAAAGTGA
- a CDS encoding snoRNA-binding rRNA-processing protein UTP6 (transcript_id=CADANIAT00005382), translating to MDALRLHPTKADLWIYAAHYSVEDHADMSQARTYMQRGLRFCKTSRKLWIQYAKLELIYITKLVARQRILGLDEKPEGPKQQVSEDDLNADMIMMPQITEEDINPKARDDTIDEAALKTLNSTPALTGAIPLAIFDSAIKTFDYNDCFAHEFFDMVFEFEDVPCLQKILSHILDVMQESKPNSPHTLICYIKYPTAGVRVTSAEFPRALGAALSRLQEHRQKPQVAKEVIDWLRPVEKTKDLDPSIQKVIAATIHKAELVLQEA from the coding sequence ATGGATGCATTGCGGCTCCATCCAACCAAGGCTGACTTGTGGATTTATGCCGCACATTATTCTGTTGAAGACCATGCCGATATGTCTCAGGCCAGGACATATATGCAGCGAGGGTTGAGGTTCTGTAAGACCtccaggaagctctggatcCAATACGCCAAGTTAGAATTGATCTACATTACGAAACTGGTCGCTCGACAACGGATACTGGGACTTGATGAGAAGCCTGAGGGTCCCAAGCAGCAGGTTTCCGAGGATGACCTCAACGCCGACATGATTATGATGCCACAGATTAcggaggaggatatcaacCCCAAGGCACGGGATGATACCATCGATGAAGCGGCGCTGAAAACTCTCAACTCAACTCCCGCACTCACCGGTGCGATCCCACTCGCCATCTTCGATTCCGCTATCAAAACCTTCGATTACAATGATTGTTTCGCCCACGAGTTCTTTGACATGGTCTTCGAGTTCGAAGACGTACCCTGCCTTCAGAAGATTCTCTCTCATATCCTCGACGTAATGCAAGAGTCCAAGCCCAATAGCCCTCATACACTGATATGCTACATCAAATACCCTACGGCTGGCGTTAGGGTCACTTCGGCCGAGTTCCCCCGTGCACTGGGAGCGGCGCTCTCGCGACTGCAAGAACACCGCCAGAAACCTCAAGTGGCGAAGGAGGTGATTGACTGGTTACGTCCAGTCGAGAAGACGAAAGATCTGGACCCATCTATCCAAAAGGTTATCGCTGCCACGATTCACAAAGCGGAGCTGGTTCTTCAGGAAGCGTAG
- a CDS encoding putative RNA-binding protein (Nab3) (transcript_id=CADANIAT00005383) — MTPDSPDEALHFRGKTLTPESPRPLHVPEPTSIPVLQNQMDPVFNDTSTYGQAEDLPGNSYRTQSSEQYMRSSEAGWHTDSARRGQEHPPPQQQSHIQGSLQSGPPLMNDGLADSDTTSPSTLATSAALPTSPNPVPSSEPSSVGKAMDSSLTAHAPSDPSSLEAYPVPDAHPYPSHAARNNSFANEVDHSIGTLQAQTASQGRLDAEGKLEGNSAGNGVDFQNLLDNLPSSSTSAPALTVSTTAMAADHASSQAAADEAHQSSLGLPPRPPPQEKPSIHPNYNPTVDIRSYHQLPAHNASTSSNPYAAQPSNYQSNVGVPSLAAGAPGTSSTAGTLPPPPVASFQQPSTSPAENQEPPAPATQKNGRVDRQPLRSDDDAPWGPEVQKKYDAFLHDERVYVTEGLWDRFPYGSRLFVGNLPTERVTKRDLFHIFHSYGKLAQISIKQAYGFIQFLEASSCKRALEGEQGAIVRGRKVHLEISKPQRNTRPAPAPSEPSRVTSARRSRSPDYGRGGPSSNRSSRVPGDRYDRPHEPARLPFSDFRDEPSHRRREDYRPPRSPSPRGYRREGYRSRDRTPERFDRRDRRRSRSPYGRDRRYRSPSPRGRATYDSDVDIPVPRRAPRDVPDVQILVLEELDRNFIYHVESSFRNRGLRVDVLALGARIPLDAAVKRQASEGVLAVIFDRSAGVDNVRSIEYPDLEPHMAAEIVVQAQTLQRTAPNVPLPSPAYGVPQLPSAPLHPAGPALPTQPNLANAISHLDGAGLQSLLAALQQRPAVPATQQPIPPVPNPVPTPDLASLLNAATRQPAPLSAPQPSVPQQSLTQTLPQQPLASQPFPLHGHGASPISDPNLLSLLAKGLGGHHPQGQPPMAPHQVQNLMSQLGKWKQ; from the exons ATGACGCCAGACTCCCCAGATGAGGCTCTTCACTTTCGCGGCAAGACCCTGACTCCCGAGAGCCCTCGCCCGCTACACGTTCCGGAACCTACCAGTATCCCTGTGCTGCAGAATCAAATGGACCCGGTCTTCAACGACACCTCGACTTACGGCCAAGCCGAGGATCTTCCTGGAAACAGCTACCGTACACAATCAAGTGAACAATATATGAGGTCAAGCGAGGCGGGGTGGCATACAGACTCCGCACGGCGTGGTCAGGAACatccgccgccgcagcagcaatcgcATATACAAGGTAGCCTCCAATCTGGCCCCCCTTTAATGAATGACGGGCTTGCGGATTCCGATACCACTTCCCCTTCTACTCTGGCTACATCTGCCGCTTTACCCACCTCGCCCAACCCAGTTCCTTCCTCAGAGCCCTCGAGTGTTGGGAAAGCTATGGACTCTTCTCTAACGGCACATGCTCCATCAGATCCTAGTTCCCTTGAAGCCTATCCTGTTCCCGATGCCCACCCATATCCCTCCCATGCTGCTCGCAACAATTCTTTCGCCAACGAGGTAGACCACTCCATCGGCACCTTGCAAGCCCAGACGGCGTCGCAGGGCCGACTAGACGCGGAGGGAAAGTTGGAGGGTAATAGTGCTGGGAACGGCGTCGACTTCCAGAACCTCCTTGATAATCTcccatcatcctcgacatctGCCCCCGCCCTCACGGTATCTACAACCGCCATGGCAGCGGACCATGCTTCCTCTCAAGCTGCCGCCGATGAAGCGCATCAATCTTCCTTAGGCCTGCCTCCGCGCCCTCCGCCGCAGGAGAAGCCCTCCATTCACCCCAATTACAATCCCACCGTTGATATACGTTCCTATCATCAGCTCCCTGCCCATAACGCTTCTACCAGTTCAAACCCTTATGCCGCCCAGCCGAGTAATTACCAGTCCAACGTCGGAGTGCCGTCATTAGCAGCTGGCGCGCCAGGGACTTCGTCCACTGCTGGTActcttccacctcctcccgTTGCTAGCTTCCAACAGCCGTCTACCTCTCCGGCGGAGAACCAAGAACCTCCTGCACCCGCCACGCAAAAAAATGGCCGAGTCGACAGACAGCCACTCCGctcagatgatgatgcgccGTGGGGTCCAGAGGTCCAGAAGAAGTACGATGCGTTCCTGCATGACGAAAGAGTATACGTGACTGAGGGGCTATGGGATCGCTTTCCATATGGATCGCGATTGTTTGTCG GCAATCTACCCACTGAGAGAGTGACCAAACGAGACCTTTTCCACATTTTTCATAGCTATGGGAAACTGGCTCAAATATCGATCAAACAAGCCTACGGCTTCATACAGTTTCTGGAAGCCTCATCCTGTAAGCGGGCTCTAGAAGGCGAACAGGGAGCCATTGTGAGAGGACGCAAAGTTC ACCTTGAAATTTCCAAACCGCAGCGGAATACCAGACCAGCGCCAGCTCCGTCAGAACCTTCACGTGTTACCTCTGCTCGTCGCTCAAGGTCACCCGACTATGGTCGAGGCGGACCTTCCAGCAATCGGTCATCGAGGGTCCCAGGGGACCGCTATGACCGACCCCACGAACCCGCAAGGTTGCCATTTAGCGATTTCCGGGACGAACCCTCTCACCGTAGGCGGGAGGATTACCGGCCGCCGCGATCGCCCTCTCCCCGCGGTTACCGGCGAGAGGGTTACCGGTCTCGGGATAGGACCCCAGAGCGGTTCGATCGGCGTGATAGGAGGCGCTCCCGTTCGCCGTATGGAAGGGATAGACGGTACCGCAGTCCAAGCCCTCGTGGTCGTGCGACGTATGATAGTGATGTGGACATACCTGTTCCCAGGCGAGCTCCTAGAGACGTGCCAGACGTGCAGATACTGGTTCTTGAGGAGTTGGACCG GAACTTCATCTACCACGTAGAGAGCAGTTTTCGAAACCGAGGGCTCCGGGTCGATGTTTTAGCGCTAGGAGCACGGATCCCCCTAGACGCTGCTGTCAAGCGTCAGGCCTCTGAGGGCGTCCTCGCCGTG ATATTCGACCGAAGTGCCGGTGTTGATAATGTCCGGTCCATCG AATATCCGGACCTTGAACCCCATATGGCGGCGGAGATTGTCGTTCAGGCGCAAACCCTACAGCGAACTGCACCAAATGTACCTCTCCCCTCTCCTGCTTATGGAGTTCCACAGCTCCCCTCCGCACCGCTACATCCTGCTGGTCCTGCACTTCCAACTCAGCCAAATCTTGCAAATGCCATTTCACATCTTGATGGGGCTGGCTTGCAATCTCTGTTGGCTGCCCTACAGCAACGACCTGCTGTTCCAGCCACGCAACAACCAATTCCCCCGGTCCCAAATCCCGTTCCTACTCCGGACCTGGCGAGTCTTCTTAACGCGGCCACTCGACAGCCTGCTCCGCTCAGTGCTCCGCAACCGTCTGTTCCGCAACAATCTCTCACACAAACTCTACCCCAACAACCACTAGCCAGTCAGCCATTCCCGCTGCATGGCCACGGTGCCTCTCCAATATCCGATCCAAATCTATTGTCGCTCTTGGCTAAAGGCCTCGGAGGACATCACCCACAGGGACAACCTCCCATGGCTCCTCATCAGGTCCAGAATCTTATGAGCCAGTTGGGCAAGTGGAAACAATGA
- a CDS encoding mismatch repair ATPase MSH2 (transcript_id=CADANIAT00005386) produces MSDGLLRVFWPYDLPRSSAPGVIVGWRNSELDLFVLAVLEDVEPRNVDNALRAGILFRNSPHPVPRIFSLCGRSSMHVLGSTNMRDPPTAFNASHLIVTTRPSCKVPKIYCPPETGLSIQVIMFHRPDPTRMEYMSLNPISLALEDKMLAADKSDGVLDTIETEEGAQKARAQRLVDKLRLHTVVKHLPSHKELALPFIINQINCAYEMGKLIEKNSSLIGIRVKRSMSVSERVVESATTVWDLFVLGVSYVFWQWIWPVITRIFVIGLVFHRVIADFVLQVLEWRARPDAAALKDISATAQQVDIRLQQFCYWPTQYVKLRQRKDDWESVTTYHAHYIRFYNSLWLVANDVIIGIALGSYIIDNANWVAYQINYILSGWTVEGLQRTISWLMDWPAGLKLNNELAAFLGDLFLWVIENWAARIFNWQLTIIISLFHLFRGKKRNVLRNRIDSCDYDLDQLLLGTILFTVLFFLLPTVIVFYLAFTSARMLIISLKAALDTWLAFLNHFPLFALMLRVKDSRRLPGGIRFELREEHDTLPNSVDSTIHYIHLESIPLTLRAMFDQYFQLAHRLRKHYLSPQVIFCLFTGRFVPPIHRRSLYSMQYSMLPDVRPSLAQVWSELTQPARKSSGGGSGGVSGQGGNSIGIGIMGMKMGGLAERRRGYR; encoded by the exons ATGAGCGATGGATTGCTACGGGTATTTTGGCCATACGACCTCCCCCGGTCGTCGGCGCCAGGTGTAATTGTTGGATGGAGGAATTCGGAGCTCGATTTATTTGTGCTTGCCGTGTTAGAGGATGTTGAG CCGCGGAATGTCGACAATGCTCTCCGCGCGGGTATCTTATTTCGCAACAGTCCTCACCCAGTTCCGCGCATTTTTAGTCTGTGCGGTCGGTCGTCAATGCATGTATTGGGATCGACGAATATGCGAGATCCGCCGACGGCGTTCAATGCCTCGCATTTGATTGTTACTACTCGTCCCTCGTGCAAGGTCCCGAAGATATACTGTCCGCCCGAGACAGGCCTCTCGATTCAGGTTATTATGTTTCACCGACCGGATCCAACCAGGATGGAGTATATGTCGCTGAACCCCATTTCGCTTGCTTTGGAGGACAAGATGCTTGCTGCGGATAAGTCGGACGGGGTATTGGATACGATAGAAACCGAGGAGGGAGCGCAGAAGGCTCGCGCGCAACGATTAGTGGATAAGCTCAGGCTCCATACGGTTGTCAAGCATCTTCCATCACACAAAGAGTTGGCGCTTCcattcatcatcaaccagaTCAATTGCGCATACGAAATGGGGAAGCTGATAGAAAAGAACAGCAGCCTTATTGGGATCCGCGTGAAGAGGAGCATGAGTGTTTCGGAGCGGGTGGTTGAGTCGGCTACGACGGTGTGGGACTTGTTCGTTCTCGGAGTGTCCTATGTCTTTTGGCAGTGGATATGGCCGGTCATTACCCGGATATTCGTTATAGGGCTGGTCTTCCACCGCGTTATAGCAGACTTTGTTCTGCAGGTGTTGGAGTGGCGAGCTCGGCCAGACGCCGCGGCGTTGAAGGATATCTCTGCGACGGCACAGCAGGTGGACATTCGCCTTCAGCAGTTCTGCTACTGGCCTACGCAGTATGTCAAGTTGCGGCAGAGAAAGGATGACTGGGAAAGTGTGACAACCTATCATGCCCACTATATCCGGTTCTACAACAGTCTGTGGCTTGTGGCAAACGATGTTATTATCGGGATCGCTCTAGGGTCGTACATTATTGATAATGCCAACTGGGTGGCTTACCAAATCAATTATATCCTCAGTGGTTGGACTGTTGAGGGTCTCCAGCGGACGATTTCCTGGCTGATGGACTGGCCAgctgggctgaagctgaataATGAGCTTGCGGCATTTCTGGGTGATCTTTTCTTGTGGGTTATCGAGAACTGGGCAG CGCGGATCTTCAATTGGCAACTTACGATCATCATTTcgctcttccacctcttccgcggGAAGAAGCGGAACGTCCTCCGCAACCGTATAGATTCTTGTGACTATGaccttgaccagctcctcctcgggACCATTCTTTTTACTGttctctttttcctcctccctaCAGTCATTGTATTCTATCTCGCGTTCACGTCCGCGCGGATGTTAATAATCTCCTTGAAAGCAGCACTTGACACTTGGCTGGCTTTCTTGAATCATTTTCCTCTCTTTGCGCTGATGTTGCGCGTCAAGGATTCGAGGAGACTACCAG GCGGCATCCGCTTTGAACTCCGCGAAGAGCACGATACTCTACCTAATTCAGTAGACTCAACGATACATTACATCCACCTTGAG TCCATCCCCCTAACTCTCCGTGCCATGTTCGACCAATACTTCCAACTTGCCCACCGCCTCCGGAAACACTACCTCTCTCCGCAAgtcatcttctgcctctttACCGGCCGCTTCGTGCCCCCTATCCATCGTCGCAGTCTCTATAGTATGCAATACAGTATGCTTCCTGATGTCCGGCCCTCGCTCGCGCAAGTATGGAGCGAATTGACTCAGCCGGCGCGAAAGTCAAGTGGTGGGGGTAGTGGCGGTGTGTCTGGACAGGGTGGCAATAGCATTGGGATCGGGATTatggggatgaagatgggaggGCTTgcggagagaaggagagggtaTCGTTGA
- a CDS encoding class II aldolase/adducin domain protein (transcript_id=CADANIAT00005385): protein MSTTTATLTNPSPAQVAVAPNPELSNENSTIKNIPPAATDKVFQATARGNRAGTLKPRGIPTFSDPYAERQWIKEHMAAAFRVFGKQGFNEGISGHISVRDPVLKDHFWINPFGKHFSAMKASDLVLVDAEGYVTEGGAQQAINEAGFMIHSEIHKARPDVMAAAHTHGIYGKTWSIFGKPIEMLTQDACNFYGKLAVYEDHGGVALAQDEGRAIAKALGKENIACILQNHGLLTVGSTVDEAAWLFVSLDSACHAQLMAEAAAANGIPKRIIPDEVAQYTADAAQNAHYFYHEFQPEFDLVVEESNGRVLQ from the exons ATgtccaccaccaccgcgaCACTGACAAACCCCTCCCCCGCACAGGTGGCAGTAGCACCCAATCCCGAGCTCTCGAACGAGAACAGTACAATCAAGAACATTCCCCCAGCTGCCACAGACAAAGTCTTCCAAGCCACCGCGCGCGGCAACCGCGCCGGAACCCTCAAGCCACGCGGCATCCCGACCTTCAGCGATCCCTATGCCGAGCGCCAATGGATAAAGGAGCACATGGCCGCGGCATTCCGCGTCTTCGGGAAGCAGGGATTCAACGAGGGGATCAGTGGGCATATTTCTGTTCGCG ACCCTGTGCTCAAAGACCACTTCTGGATCAACCCATTCGGGAAACACTTCTCTGCCATGAAAGCGTCAGACCTTGTCCTCGTTGATGCGGAAGGGTACGTGACTGAGGGAGGAGCGCAGCAAGCTATCAATGAAGCCGGGTTCATGATCCACTCGGAGATTCATAAGGCTCGTCCGGATGTTATGGCTGCGGCACATACGCACGGGATTTATGGGAAGACGTGGAGTATCTTTGGCAAGCCCATTGAGATGCTTACACAGG ATGCATGCAACTTCTACGGCAAACTTGCTGTGTATGAAGACCACGGTGGCGTCGCCCTAGCCCAGGACGAAGGACGGGCCATTGCCAAAGCGTTGGGCAAGGAGAATATTGCTTGTATCCTGCAGAACCATGG CCTCCTAACAGTAGGCTCGACCGTGGACGAAGCCGCCTGGCTCTTCGTCAGTCTCGATTCTGCCTGCCACGCGCAGCTGATGGCGGAGGCTGCGGCGGCGAACGGCATCCCGAAAAGGATCATTCCGGACGAAGTCGCACAATATACGGCTGATGCGGCGCAGAATGCG CATTACTTTTATCACGAATTCCAGCCGGAGTTCGATCTTGTCGTCGAGGAGAGTAACGGACGGGTTTTGCAGTGA
- a CDS encoding mismatch repair ATPase MSH2 (transcript_id=CADANIAT00005387): MIGQDYFDVDDEVGFIRFYRSLASDDSHNNETIRIFDRGDWYSAHGKEAEFIARTVYKTTSVLRNLGRSETGGLPSVTMSITVFRNFLREALFRLNKRIEIWGSAGTGKGHWKKVKQASPGNLQDVEEELGAMGMEGSNGAPIIMAVKLSAKAGEARNVGVCFADASVRELGVSEFLDNDVYSNFEALVIQLGVKECLVVQDVNRKDVEVAKIRAICDNCGIAISERPASDFGVKDIEQDLTRLLRDERSAGTLPETELKLAMGGAAALIRYLGVMSDATNFGQYQLYQHDLAQYMKLDAAALRALNLMPGPRDGSKSMSLFGLLNHCKTPVGSRLLAQWLKQPLMDLAEIEKRQRLVEAFVVSTELRQMMQEEHLRSIPDLYRLAKRFQRKQANLEDVVRVYQVAIRLPGFVNSLENVMDEEYQTPLETEYTAKLRNHSASLAKLEEMVETTVDLDALENHEFIIKPEFDDSLRIIRKKLDQLRHDMYLEHKAVARDLDQEMDKKLFLENHRVYGWCFRLTRNEAGCIRNKKAYQECSTQKNGVYFTTSTMQSLRREHDQLSSNYNRTQTGLVSEVVNVAASYCPVLEQLAGVLAHLDVIVSFAHASVHAPTAYTKPKIHPRGTGNTVLKEARHPCMEMQDDISFITNDVSLIRDESSFLIITGPNMGGKSTYIRMIGVIALMAQIGCFVPCTEAELTIFDCILARVGASDSQLKGVSTFMAEMLETSNILKSATSESLIIIDELGRGTSTYDGFGLAWAISEHIVTEIRCFGLFATHFHELTTLADRYPKSVKNLHVVAFIGDGTTANEEDEKEKRKTRQKVTLLYRVEPGICDQSFGIHVAELVRFPEKVVNMARQKAEELEDFTSADSAGNAASATIDKYSQEEVEEGSALLKALLVKWKSAIEEPGRELTLEEKRQVMRDLVKGDEKLQANRVFQGIQAL, translated from the exons ATGATTGGTCAAGATTACTTTGAC GTTGACGACGAAGTCGGCTTTATCCGCTTCTACCGCTCCCTCGCCTCCGATGACTCCCATAATAATGAAACAATTCGCATCTTCGACCGTGGGGATTGGTACTCAGCCCACGGCAAAGAAGCCGAATTCATCGCTCGCACAGTCTACAAAACAACCTCTGTCCTTCGTAATCTCGGCCGCAGCGAAACGGGCGGCTTGCCGTCCGTCACAATGAGCATTACTGTCTTCCGTAATTTTTTACGTGAGGCTCTATTCCGGCTAAATAAGAGGATTGAGATCTGGGGCTCCGCCGGCACGGGCAAAGGGCACTGGAAGAAGGTTAAGCAGGCGAGTCCCGGAAATCTGCaggatgtggaggaggaatTAGGGGCAATGGGTATGGAGGGAAGTAACGGAGCGCCCATTATCATGGCAGTGAAGCTTAGTGCAAAGGCCGGGGAGGCGCGAAATGTAGGTGTTTGTTTTGCAGATGCAAGTGTGCGCGAGCTTGGTGTGAGTGAGTTCCTGGACAATGATGTTTACTCAAACTTTGAGGCGCTTGTTATCCAGCTCGGTGTGAAAGAGTGTCTCGTTGTGCAGGATGTCAATCGGAAGGATGTGGAGGTGGCCAAGATCCGAGCAATATGTGATAACTGCGGGATAGCGATATCGGAGCGCCCGGCATCTGATTTTGGGGTTAAGGATATTGAACAGGACCTTACAAGGTTGCTGAGGGATGAGCGGTCGGCTGGGACACTGCCGGAGACGGAGCTGAAGCTTGCGATGGGCGGTGCGGCGGCGCTAATTCGGTATTTGGGCGTGATGTCGGATGCGACAAATTTCGGGCAGTATCAACTCTACCAGCATGATTTGGCGCAGTACATGAAGCTCGATGCGGCGGCATTGAGAGCTTTGAATCTTATGCCTGGGCCGAGGGATGGATCAAAATCGATGAGTTTATTTGGGCTGTTGAATCATTGTAAAACGCCTGTTGGGAGCCGGTTGCTGGCACAGTGGCTGAAACAGCCGTTAATGGATCTGGCGGAGATTGAAAAGCGGCAAAGGCTTGTTGAGGCGTTTGTCGTGAGCACGGAGCTTCGGCAGATGATGCAGGAGGAGCATCTACGATCTATTCCGGATCTGTATCGGCTTGCGAAACGATTCCAGCGAAAACAGGCGAATCTGGAAGATGTAGTGCGTGTGTATCAGGTTGCTATTCGGCTGCCTGGGTTTGTGAACTCTCTGGAGAATGTTATGGATGAGGAGTACCAGACGCCGCTTGAGACAGAGTACACGGCCAAGCTACGCAACCATTCGGCGAGCCTGGCGaaactggaggagatggtcgAGACGACggttgatctggatgccCTCGAGAATCACGAGTTCATCATCAAGCCCGAATTCGATGATAGTCTGCGCATCATTCGCAAAAAGCTGGATCAGTTGCGCCATGATATGTACCTTGAGCATAAGGCTGTCGCGAGAGACCTAGATCAGGAAATGGACAagaagctgttcctggagAACCACCGCGTGTACGGATGGTGTTTCCGTCTGACGCGGAATGAGGCGGGTTGCATTCGCAACAAGAAGGCCTACCAGGAGTGCTCAACGCAGAAGAACGGTGTGTACTTTACCACATCGACGATGCAATCTCTCCGCCGGGAACATGATCAGCTCTCCTCCAATTACAACCGCACCCAGACGGGACTTGTCTCGGAGGTTGTCAACGTTGCAGCATCGTACTGTCCGGTCCTGGAACAACTAGCCGGCGTCCTGGCTCACCTCGATGTCATTGTGAGCTTTGCGCACGCCTCTGTACACGCGCCAACAGCCTATACGAAACCCAAGATCCACCCGCGCGGCACGGGCAATACAGTCCTTAAAGAAGCACGCCACCCCTGCATGGAGATGCAGGACGACATCTCCTTCATAACTAATGATGTCTCCCTTATCCGCGACGAGTCCTCATTCCTTATCATCACTGGCCCCAATATGGGCGGTAAATCGACCTACATCCGCATGATTGGCGTTATAGCGCTCATGGCGCAGATAGGCTGCTTCGTGCCCTGCACCGAAGCAGAGTTGACGATCTTTGACTGCATCCTTGCCCGTGTTGGTGCGAGCGATTCGCAGCTTAAAGGCGTTTCTACGTTCATGGCGGAGATGCTCGAAACGTCAAACATCCTCAAGTCAGCGACCTCTGAGTCCTTGATCATCATTGATGAATTGGGCCGCGGCACTAGCACTTACGACGGATTCGGTCTCGCCTGGGCGATTTCAGAGCACATTGTGACCGAAATCCGCTGCTTTGGACTATTCGCGACACACTTCCACGAACTCACGACACTTGCAGATCGATACCCCAAGTCTGTCAAGAACCTGCACGTCGTTGCATTCATCGGCGACGGAACAACAGcgaacgaagaagacgaaaaagagaagagaaagaccCGGCAGAAGGTAACATTGCTCTACCGCGTTGAACCAGGCATCTGCGACCAGTCTTTCGGCATCCACGTCGCTGAGCTCGTCCGCTTCCCAGAGAAGGTAGTCAACATGGCGCGGCAGAaggccgaggagctggaggatttTACGTCCGCTGATTCCGCTGGAAATGCTGCGTCAGCGACGATTGATAAGTACTCGCAGgaggaagtcgaagaagggAGTGCGCTGTTGAAAgcgctgctggtgaagtGGAAGAGTGCAATTGAGGAGCCGGGGAGAGAGCTGACGcttgaggagaagaggcAGGTTATGAGGGATTTGGTAAAAGGGGACGAGAAGTTGCAGGCGAATAGAGTCTTCCAGGGGATTCAGGCGCTGTGA